In one Suricata suricatta isolate VVHF042 chromosome 9, meerkat_22Aug2017_6uvM2_HiC, whole genome shotgun sequence genomic region, the following are encoded:
- the OTUB2 gene encoding ubiquitin thioesterase OTUB2 — MSETSFDLISEKCDILSILRDHPENRIYQRKIQELSKRFTEIRKTKGDGNCFYRALGYAYLESLLGRSREVLRFKERVLQTPNDLLAAGFEEHKFRNFFNAFYSVVELVEKDGSVSSLLKVFNDQSASDRIVQFLRLLTSAFIKNRADFFRHFIDEEMDVKDFCTHEVEPMAMECDHIQITALSQALNIALQVEYVDEMDTALNHHVFPEAAAPSVYLLYKTSHYNILYAADKR; from the exons ATG AGTGAAACATCTTTCGACCTAATATCAGAAAAATGTGACATTCTATCAATTCTTCGGGATCATCCTGAAAACAGAATTTACCAGAGGAAAATCCAG GAACTCAGCAAGAGGTTCACCGAGATCCGCAAGACCAAGGGGGACGGGAACTGCTTCTACCGGGCCCTGGGCTACGCCTACCTGGAGTCTctgctggggaggagcagggaggtcCTCCG GTTCAAAGAGCGTGTCCTGCAGACCCCAAATGACCTTCTGGCCGCCGGTTTTGAAGAGCACAAGTTCCGAAACTTCTTTAATGCT TTTTACAGCGTGGTAGAGCTCGTAGAGAAGGACGGCTCCGTGTCCAGCCTGCTGAAGGTGTTCAACGACCAGAGCGCCTCCGACCGGATCGTGCAGTTTCTGCGCCTGCTCACCTCAGCCTTCATCAAGAACCGCGCAGACTTCTTCCGACACTTCATCGACGAGGAGATGGACGTCAAGGACTTCTGCACTCAT GAAGTGGAGCCCATGGCCATGGAGTGTGACCACATCCAGATCACAGCCCTGTCCCAGGCTCTGAACATCGCCCTGCAGGTGGAGTATGTGGACGAGATGGACACGGCCCTGAACCACCACGTGTTCCCCGAGGCTGCCGCCCCTTCCGTGTACCTGCTCTATAAAACATCCCACTACAACATCCTCTATGCAGCCGATAAACGTTGA